From the genome of Leptolyngbya sp. FACHB-261, one region includes:
- a CDS encoding PAS domain S-box protein, which translates to MNLKTCTRYLSAALNRGEEPDVLFQTLTEELYQALKVDRCTLWCLEAEQWLLRWEAHNPECSPPWRGFSCHLHQLKPWPGYARLLQGQVLHVSDQMGDRHLLKGDQLQGHRQQAQKLKLPLDLEYRGYLLVPIFAKGQLVGLLGLFQVAQPLHCTRAQISNFKQLAELAGIAFIQAESQRVLSQAQAEVEQEQSQQLQLQTALRQEQTERQRLEDTLRESEARLLTLVENLPFDCWVCDVKGRYLLQNASDLEHWGDLTGGSEKEGKPSETPVQWQNNHRRAMAGEVVWDEAVYPVRGELRTFFSILAPVRQGDEIRGILGVSIDITERKQAEEALLQAKLTQAINQQLKQEIVDREQAEEALRQSEARYRAIVEDQSELICRYLPNTTLTFVNGSYCRYFGQPRESLLGQSFLQFVPEQGRAGLLAYIASFNPQRPVSTYEHEVLGADGKLYCQQWIDRAIFDEQGHLLEIQSVGRDISAAKQLEAERRQAAEALRQSEARYRAIVEEQTEMICRYLPDTTLTFVNEVYCRYFDRSSESLLGQSFLQFIPEQEHAAVRAYVATLSSGQPASTYEHYVLGADGEFHWQHWTDRAIFDEQGHLIEVQCVGRDITAAKQLEAERKRTEEQMRLLQRAVEQSLDAVLITEAEPLDPPGPRILFVNSAFTKITGYTAAEALGQSPRFLQGLRTDRRELDRLRVALEAWQPATVELLNYRKDGSEFWVELNLVPIADAEGWYTHWLSIQRDITERKRTEALEQTNRELQVTNANLSRLEKLKSQLVATVSHEIRMPITTLHTAFDALNLMLPELPAKAETVVKLAHGESLRLVRLVNDLLDFSQLDAGTYRWQDELVDLNTVLTRSVLATQALYERFGLSLVCSLPEPGLQIWGDGERLVQVVVNLLDNAAKFSPPAGRVELTLSSQGAYALVAVRDQGPGIAPEHREAIFELFNQLGPSKQRPKGIGLGLHLCRQIVHHHGGKITVETQPNQGSTFKVLLPLQKYAKGTGRAFD; encoded by the coding sequence ATGAACCTGAAGACCTGTACTCGCTATTTGAGTGCTGCCCTGAATCGTGGCGAAGAACCTGATGTTCTATTCCAGACCCTAACTGAGGAGTTATATCAGGCGCTAAAGGTTGACCGCTGCACGTTGTGGTGTTTGGAAGCAGAGCAATGGCTGTTGCGTTGGGAGGCCCACAACCCAGAATGCTCGCCTCCCTGGCGAGGTTTTAGCTGTCACTTGCACCAACTAAAGCCTTGGCCGGGCTATGCCCGGTTGCTTCAGGGTCAGGTGCTCCATGTGAGCGACCAGATGGGCGACCGGCATTTGCTGAAAGGAGACCAACTCCAGGGCCATCGGCAGCAGGCTCAAAAGTTGAAGTTGCCGCTTGATCTGGAGTATCGGGGCTATCTGCTAGTTCCCATTTTTGCAAAAGGGCAACTTGTTGGGTTGCTGGGGTTGTTTCAAGTTGCCCAACCGCTCCACTGCACGCGGGCGCAAATTAGCAACTTTAAACAGTTAGCTGAATTAGCGGGTATTGCCTTTATTCAAGCTGAGAGCCAACGGGTTTTGAGCCAGGCGCAGGCAGAAGTTGAACAGGAGCAGAGCCAACAGCTGCAACTCCAGACAGCACTGCGGCAGGAGCAAACAGAGCGTCAGAGGCTGGAAGATACGCTGCGAGAAAGTGAGGCGCGCCTACTTACTCTGGTTGAGAACTTGCCATTTGATTGCTGGGTTTGCGATGTCAAGGGTCGGTATCTTCTGCAAAATGCGTCTGACTTGGAGCACTGGGGCGATTTGACTGGAGGCTCTGAAAAGGAAGGCAAACCGTCAGAAACTCCCGTCCAATGGCAAAACAATCACCGTCGAGCGATGGCCGGAGAAGTGGTGTGGGATGAAGCAGTTTATCCAGTTCGTGGTGAACTGCGGACCTTCTTCAGCATCCTCGCTCCAGTTCGCCAAGGCGATGAGATTCGAGGAATTTTGGGAGTCAGTATCGATATCACTGAGCGCAAGCAAGCGGAGGAAGCTCTGCTGCAAGCGAAGCTGACCCAAGCGATTAATCAGCAATTAAAGCAAGAGATTGTTGACCGTGAACAAGCCGAGGAAGCCCTACGCCAGAGTGAAGCTCGCTATCGGGCCATTGTGGAAGATCAGAGTGAGCTGATCTGCCGTTACTTGCCTAACACCACGCTGACGTTTGTCAACGGATCTTACTGCCGTTACTTTGGTCAGCCTCGTGAGAGTTTGCTGGGACAGAGTTTCCTGCAATTTGTACCTGAGCAGGGGCGTGCGGGACTTTTGGCCTACATTGCCAGCTTCAATCCCCAACGGCCTGTATCAACCTATGAGCACGAGGTTCTGGGAGCAGATGGCAAGCTTTACTGCCAGCAGTGGATTGACCGGGCAATTTTTGACGAACAGGGGCACCTACTCGAAATTCAAAGTGTGGGGCGCGATATTAGTGCAGCAAAGCAGCTCGAAGCAGAGCGGCGGCAGGCGGCAGAGGCTCTGCGCCAGAGTGAAGCTCGCTATCGGGCCATTGTTGAAGAGCAGACTGAAATGATCTGTCGCTACTTGCCTGATACCACGCTGACCTTTGTCAATGAAGTCTACTGCCGTTACTTTGATCGGTCTTCTGAGAGTTTGCTCGGACAGAGTTTCTTGCAATTCATTCCCGAGCAGGAGCATGCTGCCGTCCGGGCTTATGTTGCAACGCTCAGTTCGGGGCAGCCTGCCTCAACCTACGAGCATTATGTTCTAGGAGCGGATGGCGAATTCCACTGGCAGCACTGGACGGACCGAGCAATTTTTGACGAACAGGGGCACCTGATCGAAGTTCAATGTGTGGGGCGTGATATCACTGCCGCCAAGCAGCTTGAAGCAGAACGCAAACGGACTGAGGAGCAGATGCGCTTGCTTCAAAGAGCGGTCGAGCAAAGCCTTGATGCGGTGCTGATTACTGAGGCTGAACCGCTCGATCCACCGGGTCCCCGCATTCTCTTCGTCAACTCAGCTTTTACCAAGATAACTGGCTACACGGCGGCGGAGGCATTGGGTCAGTCGCCCCGCTTCCTCCAAGGTTTGAGGACTGACCGGCGCGAACTGGACCGGCTGCGAGTGGCACTTGAAGCCTGGCAACCAGCAACGGTCGAGCTGCTCAACTATCGCAAAGATGGCAGTGAGTTCTGGGTCGAGTTGAACCTTGTTCCTATTGCTGATGCTGAGGGCTGGTATACCCACTGGTTGTCGATTCAGCGGGACATTACCGAGCGCAAGCGGACCGAAGCGCTGGAGCAAACCAACCGGGAGTTGCAGGTTACCAACGCTAATCTCAGCCGCTTGGAGAAGCTCAAGTCTCAATTGGTGGCGACGGTTAGTCACGAGATTCGCATGCCGATTACGACATTGCATACCGCTTTTGATGCGCTCAATCTGATGCTGCCGGAGCTGCCTGCCAAGGCTGAAACGGTAGTCAAACTGGCTCACGGGGAATCGCTGCGCCTGGTTCGTTTGGTCAATGACCTGCTTGATTTCTCGCAGCTCGATGCAGGCACTTATCGCTGGCAGGATGAACTGGTTGATTTGAATACGGTGTTGACCCGTTCGGTCTTGGCTACTCAAGCGCTTTATGAGCGGTTTGGTCTCAGCTTAGTCTGTTCGCTGCCGGAGCCTGGGTTGCAGATTTGGGGGGATGGCGAGCGCTTGGTCCAGGTGGTTGTGAACCTGCTAGACAATGCTGCCAAGTTCAGTCCACCTGCGGGACGAGTAGAGCTGACCCTTAGCAGTCAAGGTGCTTATGCGCTGGTAGCGGTGCGAGACCAGGGACCTGGGATTGCGCCTGAGCACCGAGAGGCTATTTTTGAGCTGTTTAACCAGTTGGGTCCCTCTAAGCAACGGCCTAAAGGGATTGGCTTGGGCCTGCACTTGTGCCGTCAAATTGTGCACCATCACGGCGGCAAGATTACGGTTGAGACTCAGCCGAATCAGGGCAGCACTTTTAAGGTTCTGCTGCCGTTGCAGAAGTATGCCAAGGGGACGGGACGGGCGTTTGATTAG
- a CDS encoding Crp/Fnr family transcriptional regulator yields MPEEDYQRLASHFERVSLSRGDVLHEIGKPIEYVYFLHQGAVSLVLMLEDGSMAEVGLTGREGMVGLSVTWGDLPPNNLAQVQLPGDAFRLKAALLKGEFNRGGALQSLLLRYTKGLFIQVSQSAICNSRHMIEERLARWLLMAQDHAQSSEFQLTQEFISQMLAVRRAGVTVAAGNLQQAGLIRYSRGKINVLDCEGLAAASCECYRVVKTEFQRLFAGGEAD; encoded by the coding sequence TTGCCTGAGGAAGACTACCAACGTCTTGCCTCCCACTTTGAACGGGTCTCGCTCTCGCGGGGTGACGTCCTTCATGAAATTGGTAAGCCAATTGAGTATGTCTATTTTTTGCATCAGGGAGCCGTTTCTCTAGTCCTGATGCTAGAAGACGGTTCAATGGCCGAAGTCGGTTTGACTGGGCGGGAAGGGATGGTGGGTCTCTCGGTCACTTGGGGTGACCTACCCCCAAACAATCTCGCTCAAGTACAGTTGCCTGGGGACGCCTTTAGACTGAAGGCCGCGCTGCTCAAGGGGGAGTTCAATCGGGGCGGGGCTTTGCAAAGTTTGCTGCTGCGCTACACCAAAGGCCTGTTCATTCAAGTTTCGCAGTCGGCAATCTGCAACAGCAGGCACATGATCGAAGAGCGGTTAGCCCGTTGGTTGCTTATGGCTCAAGACCATGCCCAATCGTCTGAGTTTCAACTCACGCAGGAATTCATTTCACAAATGCTGGCGGTTCGTCGTGCTGGGGTGACAGTCGCGGCAGGTAACCTCCAGCAGGCCGGATTGATTCGCTACAGCCGAGGCAAAATCAACGTTCTGGATTGCGAGGGTTTAGCAGCAGCTTCTTGTGAGTGCTACCGGGTTGTCAAAACAGAATTTCAGCGCTTGTTTGCTGGGGGGGAAGCAGACTAA
- a CDS encoding chlorophyll a/b-binding protein, with amino-acid sequence MATKSPTQPKTSPAISNADQLTTTYDRNAVRFGWTPQAEIWNSRFAMLGFTAYLLWDFAGYSVARDILQLTGNAQAIPSSLVLAVVVLLGALGFIIPSMTPNAETAVDPLDPAHSRNAWILGWNCQQELWNGRFAMIGFVAYLLWDLAGYSVVRDLLHLA; translated from the coding sequence ATGGCTACTAAATCTCCAACTCAACCTAAAACTTCTCCCGCAATCAGCAACGCTGATCAACTGACAACCACCTACGACCGCAATGCCGTTCGCTTTGGTTGGACCCCCCAAGCCGAGATCTGGAACAGCCGTTTTGCCATGCTGGGCTTCACGGCCTACCTGCTGTGGGACTTCGCAGGCTACAGCGTCGCCCGTGACATCCTGCAACTGACCGGCAATGCCCAAGCTATTCCTAGCTCCTTGGTGCTGGCTGTTGTCGTATTGTTGGGTGCGCTTGGCTTCATCATCCCCAGCATGACCCCTAATGCTGAAACCGCTGTTGACCCCTTGGATCCTGCCCACAGCCGTAACGCCTGGATTTTGGGTTGGAACTGTCAGCAAGAGCTTTGGAATGGCCGTTTCGCAATGATCGGTTTCGTTGCTTACCTCCTGTGGGATTTGGCTGGTTACAGCGTGGTCCGCGACCTGCTGCACTTGGCATAA
- a CDS encoding DMT family transporter, with translation MQRFWGALLVAGSGVAFGTMPILARIAYDAGANPTTVLFLRFAIAAVCMVLVMGSRNLAWPRGRVLLGLVLMGGLGFVLQSLAYFTALTLASAGLVALLLYLYPAIVTLLSALLLKERMTKTKISALTLALVGTALTIGPNQGGSPLGIALGIASALIYSVYLLAGDRLLKQVAAVPASSVIMASAAVVFGGLVAVQGAQFPATAVGWAAILGIALVSTVLAIVALLAGLERVGPTNASMLSTLEPVVTVMLAALVLAEAITPLRLLGGLLILLAVMVLARGELGVETA, from the coding sequence ATGCAGCGATTTTGGGGTGCTTTGCTAGTGGCTGGGTCGGGGGTGGCCTTTGGCACAATGCCGATTCTGGCGCGTATAGCCTATGACGCAGGCGCCAACCCAACCACAGTCCTGTTCTTGCGCTTTGCCATTGCTGCGGTCTGCATGGTGCTGGTGATGGGGAGCCGCAATTTGGCTTGGCCGCGTGGTCGAGTGCTGCTGGGTTTAGTGCTGATGGGTGGGCTGGGCTTTGTCTTGCAATCTCTGGCTTACTTTACCGCATTGACTTTGGCATCAGCTGGCTTAGTAGCCCTGCTGCTCTACCTGTATCCAGCCATCGTGACCTTGCTCTCAGCGCTGCTGCTGAAGGAGCGCATGACCAAAACTAAAATCAGCGCCCTCACTCTGGCGTTGGTGGGTACGGCGCTGACCATTGGCCCCAATCAGGGCGGCAGCCCCTTGGGAATTGCTTTGGGAATTGCCTCTGCCCTAATCTATTCGGTCTACCTGCTAGCGGGAGACCGGCTGCTGAAACAGGTGGCTGCGGTGCCTGCTTCCAGCGTGATCATGGCCTCGGCTGCGGTCGTCTTTGGTGGCTTGGTGGCGGTGCAAGGCGCACAGTTTCCCGCTACGGCTGTGGGTTGGGCTGCAATCTTGGGAATTGCTCTGGTTTCAACTGTCCTGGCAATTGTGGCGCTTTTGGCTGGTCTGGAGCGGGTCGGGCCAACCAATGCCTCAATGCTCTCGACCTTAGAACCAGTGGTCACGGTGATGCTGGCAGCTTTGGTGCTGGCCGAGGCAATTACACCCTTGAGGTTGCTAGGTGGACTGCTGATTCTTCTGGCCGTTATGGTCCTAGCCCGAGGTGAACTTGGTGTTGAAACGGCTTAG
- a CDS encoding PIN domain-containing protein produces the protein MIFVDTSAWFASVMQSDANHKAASLWLSQNSQPLLTTDYVVNETLTLLRTRRQTPRALALGEEFFASTLAQIYYLSEADIQQTWQVFSQFSNKEWSFTDCTSKVVMTKLNMTEAFAFDQHFRQFSSISVVP, from the coding sequence ATGATTTTTGTAGACACTAGTGCCTGGTTTGCCAGTGTCATGCAGTCGGACGCTAACCATAAGGCCGCATCTCTCTGGCTCAGTCAAAACTCTCAACCTCTCCTGACTACTGATTACGTTGTGAATGAGACACTGACGTTGCTGAGGACGCGAAGACAAACTCCACGAGCACTTGCTCTAGGAGAAGAGTTTTTTGCAAGCACGCTTGCTCAGATTTATTATCTGAGCGAGGCTGACATACAACAAACCTGGCAAGTCTTCAGTCAATTCTCAAATAAGGAATGGAGTTTTACAGACTGCACGAGCAAAGTAGTCATGACGAAGCTCAATATGACTGAAGCCTTTGCCTTTGACCAACACTTTCGCCAATTTAGTTCTATCAGTGTTGTTCCTTAG
- a CDS encoding response regulator, translating into MDLQRTSTCEQCIIGDQPLILSVDSQEDSRFLCNFVLSQLGCSYITAADGRSAFELSRLYQPALILTEIVLPDLSGFELVSLLKKNPYTASIPTIAVTATELMGGWRELLEAGFDGYLSKPYQLEALEALIQHFLPVLVTA; encoded by the coding sequence ATGGACCTACAACGTACCTCCACCTGTGAGCAGTGCATCATCGGCGATCAACCTCTGATCCTGTCAGTCGATTCTCAGGAAGACAGCCGCTTTCTTTGTAACTTCGTTCTGAGCCAATTGGGCTGTTCTTATATCACTGCTGCTGATGGCAGGAGCGCTTTCGAACTGAGTCGGCTTTACCAGCCAGCGCTGATTCTTACAGAGATTGTCCTGCCCGACCTCAGCGGTTTTGAGCTGGTTTCCCTGCTTAAGAAAAACCCTTATACAGCAAGCATCCCAACCATTGCCGTCACTGCAACCGAGTTGATGGGCGGTTGGAGAGAGCTTTTGGAGGCAGGCTTCGATGGCTACCTCAGTAAGCCCTACCAGCTTGAGGCACTAGAAGCATTGATTCAACACTTCCTTCCTGTCCTGGTCACTGCCTAA
- a CDS encoding helix-turn-helix domain-containing protein has translation MSQTSLSTQNRLLAALPDEDYQRLAAHLEPTLLPSGRILYEIGQPIEQVYFLNKGMISLVLTAEDGSMVEAGVVGREGMAGTPVIWESSTSNHRAIVQLPGNALSLPTALLKKEFERGEVLQNLLLRYTQGLFTQASQSAVCNAKHTIERRLARWLLMTQDHAQADVFPLTQEFISHMLGVRRAGVTVAAGGLQRAGLIRYSRGKITVLNRDSLQDASCECYRVVKTEFERLFGLEGIGD, from the coding sequence GTGTCCCAAACGTCTCTTTCTACTCAAAATCGCCTGCTCGCTGCTCTACCGGATGAAGACTATCAGCGACTTGCTGCTCACCTTGAGCCTACCTTGCTTCCCAGTGGTCGAATTCTCTACGAAATTGGCCAACCGATTGAGCAGGTCTACTTCTTAAATAAGGGGATGATCTCCCTGGTTCTAACCGCAGAAGATGGCTCCATGGTTGAAGCTGGGGTGGTTGGACGGGAAGGGATGGCAGGGACGCCGGTGATTTGGGAGAGTTCTACCAGTAACCATCGGGCTATCGTCCAACTTCCGGGCAACGCCTTGAGTTTGCCAACTGCCCTGCTCAAGAAGGAGTTTGAACGGGGCGAAGTTCTGCAAAACCTGCTGCTGCGCTATACGCAGGGGCTATTTACTCAAGCTTCGCAGTCGGCGGTTTGCAACGCTAAACACACGATCGAGAGACGGCTGGCCCGCTGGCTGTTGATGACCCAAGACCATGCCCAAGCGGATGTCTTTCCGCTCACGCAGGAATTCATCTCTCATATGCTTGGGGTGCGTCGCGCTGGGGTGACGGTAGCGGCAGGGGGCCTGCAACGGGCCGGGCTGATTCGCTACAGTCGGGGCAAAATCACAGTGCTAAACCGGGACAGCTTGCAAGACGCTTCTTGCGAATGTTATCGAGTTGTGAAAACTGAGTTTGAGCGCCTGTTCGGCCTTGAAGGGATTGGAGACTAA
- a CDS encoding Crp/Fnr family transcriptional regulator, producing MTARTRLETFDRQIQLMHGQLAELCEQASQTSIQQPSRLPLVFRNLGIASEKLQVVAEGLCQQNEKLLKENEELATARQAANAERRQYRELLEFASDGYLETTSEGVIQSANRAAAAILAIPQQSLVGKRLFSLVQETESWTFRSQVLHTDWTEPVRVWQIRLRAGNGRVFNASLTATAICNPLGQPGDLRWLVRDVTSWHDRQAPAIQEPEAEEQLAQTYHKGEAIPIKPQMVWQVKQGLVKLTTLASKGEEILVGFAGPGMPFGSDLTYLPIYQAIALSDSVQLVSMSQSEIDASPEASRRFASQMKQRLQQAEALLAISGQIRVSERLQHLLIWLKREVGVPVAEGTRLSVRLTHEDLASACCTTRVTITRVLAKLQKQGKVSLDAKRHIILKAGNF from the coding sequence ATGACAGCTAGAACGAGATTAGAAACTTTTGATCGACAAATTCAGTTGATGCATGGACAGTTAGCTGAGCTGTGCGAACAGGCTAGCCAAACCTCTATACAGCAACCCAGTCGATTGCCCCTTGTCTTTAGAAACTTGGGGATTGCCTCAGAAAAATTGCAAGTTGTTGCCGAGGGTCTGTGCCAGCAGAACGAGAAGCTGCTAAAGGAAAACGAAGAACTGGCAACAGCTCGGCAAGCCGCAAACGCCGAGCGTCGGCAATACCGAGAACTGCTTGAATTTGCCTCGGATGGATACTTAGAGACAACTAGCGAAGGCGTGATCCAGAGCGCCAACCGAGCCGCAGCCGCGATCCTAGCAATCCCGCAGCAGTCCTTGGTCGGCAAGCGCTTGTTCAGCCTGGTGCAGGAGACCGAAAGCTGGACCTTCCGCTCTCAAGTGCTCCACACTGACTGGACCGAGCCGGTACGCGTGTGGCAGATCCGTTTGCGCGCTGGCAATGGGCGCGTCTTTAATGCCTCACTCACGGCAACCGCGATCTGCAACCCCTTGGGCCAGCCAGGTGACCTGCGCTGGTTGGTCCGCGATGTCACCAGTTGGCACGACAGGCAAGCGCCAGCGATCCAGGAGCCGGAAGCCGAAGAGCAACTGGCGCAGACCTATCACAAAGGCGAGGCGATCCCGATCAAGCCGCAGATGGTTTGGCAGGTCAAGCAAGGTTTAGTCAAGCTAACCACCCTGGCCAGCAAGGGCGAAGAAATCTTGGTTGGCTTTGCCGGACCCGGCATGCCCTTTGGCTCTGATTTGACCTACCTGCCGATCTATCAGGCGATTGCCCTTTCAGATTCTGTGCAGTTGGTCAGCATGTCCCAGTCCGAAATCGACGCCTCACCCGAGGCATCGCGTCGGTTCGCCTCTCAGATGAAGCAGCGGCTACAGCAAGCCGAAGCTCTGCTCGCAATCTCTGGGCAGATCCGCGTCTCCGAGCGCTTGCAGCATCTTTTGATCTGGCTAAAGCGGGAAGTCGGTGTACCCGTGGCTGAAGGCACGCGGCTCAGTGTTCGCCTCACCCACGAGGACCTAGCGAGCGCTTGCTGCACCACGCGAGTCACGATTACCCGAGTGCTGGCCAAACTCCAGAAGCAGGGCAAGGTCAGTCTCGACGCCAAGCGTCACATCATCCTCAAAGCAGGCAACTTCTAA
- a CDS encoding EamA family transporter, producing the protein MSPRDVALAVMTMAIWGFNFVVIKVGLDSFPPLLFSALRFALAAVPLVFFVGPPRVAWRYIIGIGLALGVAKFGLLFIGMSALPVWGGMPAGLASLVLQAQAFFTILFASVTLGERPRLLQLIGMGVAFTGIGLLAVEAGQSGPIQAIGLTVLAAAFWGVSNILMKRANPPDVFRLIVWVSIVPPLPLFALSWLFEGPAQISSALTHISWRGISALVYISFLSTVVGFAIWGRLLRRYKANLVAPFSLLVPIFGLLSAALVLNEQLSPIKGIAALLVLAGLGLNVWQGRPVKQATRPA; encoded by the coding sequence ATGTCGCCTAGAGACGTCGCCCTCGCGGTCATGACAATGGCCATTTGGGGCTTCAACTTTGTCGTGATCAAGGTCGGTCTCGACAGCTTTCCACCACTGCTGTTTTCCGCCTTGCGTTTTGCCCTGGCGGCTGTACCGCTGGTTTTCTTTGTCGGTCCGCCACGGGTGGCTTGGCGCTACATCATCGGCATTGGCCTCGCCTTGGGGGTTGCCAAGTTTGGGCTGCTGTTCATTGGCATGTCAGCTCTGCCGGTTTGGGGTGGCATGCCCGCAGGTCTGGCCTCCCTGGTGCTTCAGGCCCAAGCTTTTTTCACGATTCTGTTCGCTTCGGTCACGTTGGGCGAGAGGCCCCGCCTGTTGCAACTGATTGGCATGGGTGTTGCCTTCACTGGCATTGGGTTGCTGGCAGTGGAAGCTGGACAGAGTGGCCCCATCCAGGCCATCGGTCTCACTGTGCTGGCCGCGGCCTTCTGGGGAGTCTCGAATATTTTGATGAAACGCGCCAACCCACCCGATGTCTTCCGGTTGATTGTTTGGGTCAGCATTGTGCCGCCGCTGCCGCTGTTTGCCCTTTCCTGGCTTTTTGAAGGGCCAGCCCAGATCTCTAGTGCCCTCACCCACATCAGCTGGCGCGGCATCAGTGCTCTAGTTTATATTTCCTTCCTGTCCACTGTGGTCGGCTTTGCAATTTGGGGCCGGTTGCTCAGGCGCTACAAAGCCAACCTCGTGGCTCCGTTCTCGCTGCTCGTGCCCATCTTCGGTTTACTCTCCGCCGCACTGGTTCTCAACGAGCAATTGAGCCCGATCAAAGGCATTGCCGCACTTCTGGTGCTGGCTGGGCTTGGCCTCAATGTCTGGCAAGGTCGCCCAGTCAAGCAGGCAACCCGTCCTGCTTAG
- a CDS encoding antitoxin family protein — protein MTTTIQAVYEQGVLRPTQPIKLAEGTRVEVIVIVKELEENDRSPAQILAAIAALPSENDDTEFSGQDHDQVLYGEYGEP, from the coding sequence ATGACGACAACGATTCAAGCAGTCTACGAACAAGGTGTCCTTCGTCCCACTCAGCCAATTAAGTTGGCGGAAGGAACCAGAGTTGAAGTCATTGTCATCGTCAAAGAACTAGAGGAAAACGATAGGAGCCCTGCGCAAATTCTGGCAGCAATTGCAGCCCTACCCTCTGAGAACGACGATACTGAGTTTTCAGGGCAAGACCATGACCAGGTTCTCTATGGTGAATATGGCGAACCATGA
- a CDS encoding FxLYD domain-containing protein, translating into MSFRPLVSLAVALVLVLVTWSKPAFATVQVPLSDISYHECPAEVAAGTVSSGTSVAASCFIVTGKTTNKTGKPITNADIFGRIYDANGDSVMQNRTRLGSIDEVPPGEGTFELRITVPKNQPTPLQLKQFKAAGFVGAVRRLDYMQDE; encoded by the coding sequence ATGTCTTTCAGACCCCTTGTGAGCCTGGCTGTGGCCTTGGTGCTGGTGTTGGTGACTTGGAGCAAACCAGCGTTTGCAACGGTGCAGGTGCCTTTATCGGATATTTCTTACCATGAGTGCCCTGCGGAGGTTGCGGCGGGCACGGTGAGCAGTGGTACCTCGGTGGCTGCGAGTTGCTTCATCGTCACAGGTAAGACGACTAATAAAACTGGTAAGCCAATTACCAATGCCGATATCTTTGGCCGGATCTACGATGCCAATGGTGATTCGGTGATGCAGAACCGCACTCGCCTGGGTTCGATTGATGAGGTGCCTCCGGGCGAAGGTACGTTTGAGCTACGCATTACGGTTCCCAAGAACCAACCGACGCCTCTGCAATTGAAGCAGTTTAAGGCGGCTGGTTTTGTGGGTGCGGTGCGACGCTTGGATTACATGCAAGATGAATGA
- a CDS encoding HAD family hydrolase: MRYLALASDYDGTLATDGQVEESTLAALRRLRDSGRQLILVTGRQLDDLLRVFAQVDLFDYVIAENGALLYSPVTRQEKLLSEPSPKVFVQKLQERGVEPLSLGRVIVATWHPHETTVQAVLNELSLDWQVILNKDAVMVLPAGLDKAAGLQVALKDLALSADAVVGVGDAENDQAFLDLCGYSVAVANALPMLREHCDWVTEAARGAGVVELIEKLITSDL; the protein is encoded by the coding sequence ATGCGTTATCTTGCCCTGGCTTCTGATTACGATGGCACCCTTGCGACTGACGGCCAAGTGGAGGAGTCAACCCTGGCAGCACTAAGACGTCTGCGTGATTCTGGACGTCAATTGATTCTGGTGACGGGGCGACAACTAGATGATCTGTTGCGGGTCTTTGCTCAAGTCGATCTATTTGATTATGTAATTGCTGAAAATGGGGCACTGCTCTACTCGCCAGTGACTCGCCAGGAGAAGCTGCTGAGTGAGCCATCACCCAAGGTGTTTGTGCAGAAGTTGCAAGAGCGAGGCGTTGAGCCGCTGTCGCTGGGGCGGGTCATTGTGGCTACCTGGCATCCCCATGAAACGACTGTGCAAGCAGTCCTCAATGAGTTGAGTCTGGACTGGCAGGTAATTCTCAATAAAGACGCAGTGATGGTTTTGCCTGCTGGGCTCGACAAGGCCGCTGGTTTGCAAGTTGCCCTGAAGGATTTAGCGCTGTCCGCTGATGCTGTGGTGGGCGTGGGCGATGCCGAGAATGATCAGGCGTTTCTAGATCTGTGTGGCTACTCGGTGGCAGTTGCCAATGCCCTACCCATGCTCAGAGAACACTGCGATTGGGTGACTGAGGCAGCTCGTGGTGCAGGGGTTGTGGAGCTGATTGAGAAGCTGATTACCTCAGACCTCTAA
- a CDS encoding ChaB family protein, with product MPYQELDDLPDAVKDHLPKHAQEIFLATFNHAEEEYAEEERAFRVAWSAVKRDYEKGDDGEWHKKSEP from the coding sequence ATGCCTTATCAAGAACTCGATGATTTGCCGGATGCTGTGAAAGATCACCTGCCCAAACATGCGCAGGAAATCTTTCTAGCTACGTTCAACCACGCGGAGGAGGAATACGCCGAAGAAGAACGCGCCTTTCGCGTGGCCTGGAGTGCGGTCAAGCGCGACTACGAAAAAGGTGATGACGGCGAATGGCACAAAAAAAGTGAACCTTGA